A DNA window from Nitrospira sp. contains the following coding sequences:
- a CDS encoding Putative CBS domain protein (Evidence 3 : Putative function from multiple computational evidences; MaGe:77309642), which produces MAVIQAITGVAETYPVKPVTPGVPSTDAVESQDGKDHRNPPGDRTTLAAHQAYQEQTKQTRLPKPAILAGDLMTTPVSTLPSDATLIEAWALMTRRSFRHLPISSVHGTLVGMVSDRDLIRHAPDLIIAGIESTAAHRRLAEIMSPRVLSATPTTDIREIARVMMDERVGALPILDANRQPIGIISKQDLLRGLANHGPLELWT; this is translated from the coding sequence ATGGCCGTCATCCAAGCCATTACTGGAGTTGCCGAAACCTACCCGGTCAAGCCCGTGACGCCGGGCGTACCGTCGACCGACGCCGTCGAGAGCCAAGACGGCAAGGATCACCGCAACCCGCCCGGAGATCGAACCACGCTGGCGGCGCATCAGGCCTATCAAGAGCAAACCAAGCAGACGCGGCTGCCGAAGCCGGCCATCCTGGCCGGAGATTTAATGACGACTCCGGTCAGCACCTTGCCTTCCGATGCCACGCTGATCGAGGCTTGGGCACTGATGACACGCCGATCGTTCCGCCATCTGCCGATTTCTTCCGTTCACGGCACACTGGTTGGAATGGTCTCGGACCGGGATTTGATCCGCCACGCCCCCGATCTCATCATTGCCGGCATCGAAAGCACCGCCGCTCACCGCCGGCTGGCGGAGATCATGAGCCCTCGGGTGCTCTCCGCAACACCCACGACCGATATTCGGGAAATCGCCCGGGTCATGATGGACGAGCGAGTCGGGGCATTACCGATCCTCGACGCGAATCGGCAGCCGATCGGCATTATTTCCAAGCAGGACTTGCTCCGCGGCCTGGCCAACCACGGCCCCTTAGAACTCTGGACCTAA
- a CDS encoding hypothetical protein (Evidence 5 : Unknown function; MaGe:77309643) — protein sequence MIQLGRYRHYKGNDYEVVGVARHSETEEEVVVYRALYGERGLWVRPLAMFVETVVVEGRPQPRFQFVADGSVPPTV from the coding sequence ATGATCCAACTAGGCCGCTATCGACACTACAAGGGAAACGACTACGAAGTCGTGGGGGTGGCAAGGCATTCGGAAACGGAAGAAGAAGTCGTCGTCTACCGCGCGCTCTATGGCGAACGAGGGCTTTGGGTGAGGCCGCTGGCTATGTTTGTTGAAACCGTGGTCGTCGAGGGCCGGCCGCAACCTCGTTTCCAATTCGTGGCGGACGGTTCCGTTCCACCCACGGTCTAG
- a CDS encoding Dihydrolipoyl dehydrogenase (MaGe:77309644) → MTTQRIHDVVVIGGGSAGYAAARTARETGADVAIVDQGPLGGLCILRGCMPTKAILQSAEIAAAMRRAPEFGLSPVEVRANLSAIVDRKNRLVREFADYRIQQLRDPAYRLYEAPAAFLTPHLLQAGTDQITAKAFIIATGSTPRTGIVPGLDHESCVTSDELLDLRHQPESLIVLGAGPVGLELGQFFSRIGAQVTIVQRSPSVLSHLGGDVGGALMRALEQDGLSILVEATVQRIDWTGTQPLVRLTQQGTERTLSGELVLNALGRVPNITGLNLAAAGVAVEAGRVLVDGGMRTSQPHIFAVGDVTNLYDVVHIAIQQGEIAGWNACHPRQAPRHFDDRLVTEVVFTDPQVAVVGLSETACRAKAIPYLTASYPFADHGKAMCRGAVHGFVKLIADPKTGSLLGAQIVGPEAGELIHELIAVMYYHGTAQDLLHIPHYHPTLAEIMTYPAESIIEQMRRS, encoded by the coding sequence ATGACAACTCAACGGATCCATGATGTGGTAGTGATCGGCGGCGGCTCGGCCGGCTATGCGGCGGCGCGCACAGCCCGTGAAACGGGGGCGGATGTAGCCATTGTCGATCAGGGTCCGCTTGGCGGACTGTGCATTCTGCGGGGCTGCATGCCGACAAAGGCCATCTTGCAATCGGCTGAAATTGCCGCTGCCATGCGGCGAGCTCCTGAATTCGGCCTGTCGCCGGTTGAGGTGCGCGCGAATCTCTCGGCGATCGTCGACCGCAAGAATCGTCTGGTTCGTGAATTTGCGGACTATCGGATTCAGCAACTCCGCGACCCCGCCTACAGGCTGTACGAAGCGCCGGCTGCCTTTTTGACGCCGCACCTGTTGCAAGCCGGGACCGATCAGATTACGGCGAAAGCCTTTATTATTGCCACAGGCTCGACTCCCCGCACTGGAATTGTCCCCGGTTTGGATCACGAGTCCTGTGTGACGAGCGATGAATTGCTCGACCTGCGTCATCAACCGGAGTCGCTGATCGTCTTGGGGGCCGGTCCCGTCGGGTTGGAGCTCGGGCAGTTTTTCTCGCGCATTGGGGCGCAGGTCACGATCGTGCAGCGGAGTCCGTCCGTGCTCTCGCATCTGGGCGGGGATGTCGGCGGCGCACTCATGCGGGCATTGGAACAGGACGGGCTATCGATTCTTGTGGAGGCGACGGTTCAGCGGATCGATTGGACAGGGACGCAGCCGCTGGTTCGTCTGACTCAGCAGGGTACGGAGCGGACCTTGTCGGGCGAACTGGTCTTAAATGCTCTCGGCCGGGTTCCCAACATTACCGGTCTCAATCTAGCCGCCGCCGGGGTAGCCGTCGAGGCAGGCCGTGTGCTGGTCGACGGCGGGATGCGGACGTCGCAGCCGCATATCTTTGCAGTGGGCGATGTCACCAATCTCTACGATGTTGTGCATATTGCCATTCAGCAGGGTGAGATTGCCGGCTGGAACGCCTGCCATCCACGCCAGGCGCCCAGGCATTTCGATGACCGCCTCGTCACCGAAGTCGTGTTTACAGACCCGCAGGTCGCTGTGGTTGGGTTGAGTGAAACAGCTTGTCGCGCCAAGGCCATTCCGTATCTCACGGCGTCGTATCCGTTTGCCGATCATGGGAAGGCCATGTGCCGGGGAGCCGTGCACGGGTTTGTGAAGCTGATCGCCGATCCGAAAACCGGATCGCTCCTTGGCGCGCAGATCGTCGGGCCGGAGGCGGGGGAATTAATCCATGAGCTGATCGCCGTGATGTACTACCATGGGACCGCGCAGGATCTTCTTCACATCCCGCATTACCATCCGACATTGGCTGAGATTATGACCTATCCAGCCGAATCTATTATCGAGCAGATGCGACGGTCATGA
- a CDS encoding Tetratricopeptide repeat protein (MaGe:77309645) — protein MRRRFLILAFAAVFALAGAISCEQQTWESTMAAGQRALQKGDYADAERIFAAAVKKAESQYGLNDRHVAVALSSEAQAFTAQGKYVEAEPAYLQALKIYQDAHGENHADVAATLNNLGVLHRMHGQYTEAEPLLMRALAIKERLHGPDHPDVALTLHNLGQVYVSKGMLEKAESLYRRALAIREKALGETHRDVEKSLGELTGLLRKLHRDADAAPLEERLSAIKQRRS, from the coding sequence ATGAGGCGTCGGTTCCTAATCCTCGCGTTCGCGGCGGTCTTTGCGCTAGCCGGGGCAATCTCCTGCGAGCAACAGACCTGGGAATCGACGATGGCGGCTGGGCAGCGAGCGTTGCAAAAGGGCGACTATGCTGACGCGGAGCGTATCTTTGCCGCCGCGGTGAAAAAAGCCGAGTCCCAGTATGGATTGAACGATCGGCATGTGGCCGTCGCACTGTCGAGCGAGGCGCAAGCCTTTACGGCACAGGGCAAGTATGTGGAGGCGGAACCGGCCTATCTTCAGGCCTTGAAGATTTACCAGGATGCGCATGGAGAGAATCACGCCGATGTGGCGGCGACGTTGAATAACCTTGGGGTTCTGCATCGGATGCATGGGCAATATACGGAGGCGGAGCCGTTGCTCATGCGGGCGCTGGCGATCAAAGAGCGCCTCCATGGCCCGGACCATCCGGACGTTGCACTCACCCTGCACAACCTGGGACAGGTCTATGTGTCGAAAGGCATGCTCGAGAAGGCGGAATCGCTCTATCGGCGGGCGCTGGCGATTCGGGAGAAGGCGTTGGGAGAGACGCATCGGGATGTGGAAAAGAGCTTGGGCGAATTGACCGGCCTCTTGCGGAAGCTGCATCGGGATGCCGATGCAGCGCCGCTGGAAGAACGGCTGTCGGCGATCAAGCAACGGCGGAGTTGA
- a CDS encoding hypothetical protein (Evidence 4 : Unknown function but conserved in other organisms; MaGe:77309646): MTAPKHETAIDWRMQGMIARAVGIVALALGFMLGMDGLDDPASPWLRTALGLLATGILAQGYALYCSIKRMQQLNSQS; encoded by the coding sequence ATGACGGCACCGAAGCACGAGACAGCGATCGATTGGCGAATGCAGGGCATGATTGCGCGCGCGGTCGGCATCGTGGCTCTCGCCCTTGGATTTATGCTGGGCATGGATGGACTCGATGATCCTGCCTCCCCTTGGCTGCGCACGGCGTTAGGCCTGCTGGCGACCGGCATACTGGCGCAGGGGTACGCGCTGTACTGCTCGATCAAACGCATGCAGCAATTGAATTCCCAATCATGA
- a CDS encoding hypothetical protein (Evidence 4 : Unknown function but conserved in other organisms; MaGe:77309647), with the protein MTRVLPAVRVMVCGLVVAAVLTMTACGGPWRDIYFKNGVDRLTQEDVREKFGAPHTAKTPALGGDSVWTYRVPMGDKELESIASPGLSGAGESVGALLGKPGEGPKPTLYCYRYTLAFSEQKVLKSWKREECVPGTRETLMAQ; encoded by the coding sequence ATGACTCGCGTCCTCCCAGCCGTTCGCGTCATGGTCTGCGGGCTTGTCGTGGCCGCCGTGCTGACGATGACCGCCTGCGGCGGTCCCTGGCGCGATATCTACTTCAAGAATGGTGTGGACCGGCTGACGCAGGAGGATGTGCGCGAGAAGTTCGGCGCCCCGCATACGGCCAAGACGCCTGCGCTGGGAGGAGACAGTGTCTGGACGTACCGGGTTCCGATGGGAGACAAAGAACTGGAATCCATTGCCTCTCCAGGGCTCAGCGGCGCCGGCGAATCGGTCGGCGCGCTTCTGGGAAAGCCGGGAGAGGGGCCGAAGCCGACGCTGTATTGTTATCGGTATACGCTGGCGTTCAGCGAACAGAAAGTCCTGAAGTCCTGGAAGCGCGAAGAGTGCGTGCCAGGCACCCGTGAAACGTTGATGGCGCAATAA
- a CDS encoding HDOD domain-containing protein (MaGe:77309648): MSLSPATSESALADSLRPRLHKTLQPLLNQASPCLPALEKTCQKILSLTGGLTGADRLAQIISRDPALSCRVLQISNSIAYSPQQVITSISHAVSWLGLDTVRSIVTASQLVEQLSQWPNQQQIVSGVIARALVSAVHTNELGMALEYPSLSQLFSATLLHSIGDLAIASQSQDLYVSYRKIPLTAKTTAARIMEETQLYGAPRLRIAQALGQMWALPPVVVELFSIEELQTQERWNSSQEMFKGLVIGCSSLIDAITGPPSPSTIEAAKRGLLTGSGLPSHLFAEILERAMDRGKQLVHSAGLSFDLWDNPVGPEISCPIPAPPPVNAATARPQKQGPSAIETNPLETLQLLQTALREAKDINTLLSTLVHALHRDAGFARVALALLNPNNTDQLLGRLLLGMDDPAPYIDSLSGSLTKDHPHFLQLMKRSDAIWIEDFATPLGNPINPKFLRTWNPGSAIIAPLRVGTRPIGMLYCDNGPLPQQVQQKDYHAFQLFFGQTTLSINRLAGVL, from the coding sequence ATGTCATTGTCACCCGCAACGTCGGAGTCTGCCCTGGCCGATTCTCTTCGACCTCGCCTGCACAAAACCTTGCAGCCACTCCTCAACCAAGCTAGCCCTTGCTTACCAGCCCTGGAAAAAACCTGCCAGAAAATTCTCAGTCTGACAGGAGGGCTCACCGGAGCCGACCGCCTCGCTCAGATTATCAGCCGCGATCCGGCGCTGTCCTGCCGGGTCTTACAGATCTCCAATAGTATTGCCTACAGCCCGCAACAAGTCATTACGTCGATCTCCCACGCCGTCAGCTGGCTCGGATTGGATACGGTCCGCTCCATCGTCACGGCATCCCAGCTGGTCGAACAACTCAGTCAATGGCCGAATCAGCAGCAAATCGTCAGCGGCGTTATCGCGCGGGCCCTTGTCTCGGCCGTGCATACGAATGAACTGGGCATGGCGCTCGAATACCCCTCGTTGAGCCAGCTCTTCAGCGCCACTCTGCTCCATTCGATCGGCGACCTCGCCATCGCCAGCCAATCTCAGGACCTCTACGTGTCCTACCGCAAAATCCCTCTGACGGCCAAGACGACTGCCGCGCGGATCATGGAGGAAACACAGCTCTATGGCGCCCCGCGTCTCCGGATCGCGCAAGCTCTCGGACAGATGTGGGCGCTGCCGCCCGTTGTCGTGGAGTTGTTTTCCATTGAAGAACTTCAAACCCAGGAACGGTGGAATTCCAGTCAGGAGATGTTCAAGGGCCTCGTCATCGGCTGCTCGTCATTGATCGACGCCATAACCGGCCCGCCCTCGCCGTCCACAATAGAGGCTGCCAAGCGGGGGCTCCTCACGGGGAGCGGCCTGCCATCGCACCTGTTCGCCGAGATCCTCGAACGCGCGATGGATCGGGGCAAGCAATTAGTCCATTCAGCGGGCCTGTCGTTCGATCTCTGGGACAATCCCGTGGGACCTGAAATCAGCTGTCCGATTCCCGCGCCGCCTCCGGTAAACGCTGCCACGGCAAGGCCTCAGAAGCAGGGGCCGAGCGCGATTGAGACGAATCCGCTCGAGACGCTGCAACTATTGCAAACCGCCTTGCGCGAAGCCAAAGACATTAACACGCTCCTCAGCACGCTCGTGCATGCCCTGCACCGGGACGCCGGCTTCGCCCGGGTCGCCCTGGCTCTGCTGAACCCGAACAATACCGATCAGTTGTTGGGCCGCCTGTTGCTCGGAATGGACGATCCGGCGCCCTATATCGATAGCTTGTCTGGTTCGCTGACCAAGGACCATCCGCACTTTTTGCAACTCATGAAACGGTCCGATGCGATCTGGATCGAGGACTTCGCCACCCCTCTCGGCAACCCCATCAATCCAAAATTTCTCCGGACGTGGAATCCTGGATCGGCCATTATCGCGCCTCTTCGCGTCGGAACCAGACCCATCGGCATGTTGTATTGCGACAACGGCCCGCTCCCTCAACAGGTGCAGCAAAAGGACTACCACGCCTTCCAGCTGTTTTTCGGCCAGACGACGCTCAGCATCAATCGATTGGCGGGAGTACTCTAG
- a CDS encoding Mechanosensitive ion channel family protein (MaGe:77309649) has protein sequence MQLGWMTIDSSFVLDGLKSLILLVSVILTRTLVVRGISRNQALSMEDKRRWVVTTRNSMVFVILIGFVVIWAHELEAFAVSIVALAAALVLATKELILCLSGAALRVGGKVYGVGDRIQIAGHRGVVLDHDLFATKLLEIGPGQSSHLYTGRVTVFPNSLLFTNPLVKENPGQEYGLYTLTVPLTSEGAWQKAEQALMAAAKAECDPFMEEAVRQMKLLEQANLLEAPSPEPRITIQLPEPGKLQLVLRFPAPDRGRSRVEQAILHRYLTEMTRA, from the coding sequence ATGCAGCTTGGCTGGATGACCATCGATAGCTCCTTCGTCTTGGATGGACTCAAGTCGCTGATTCTGCTGGTGTCGGTCATTTTGACCAGGACGCTGGTCGTGCGGGGGATCTCGCGCAACCAGGCCTTGTCGATGGAGGACAAGCGGCGCTGGGTCGTGACGACCAGAAACTCGATGGTTTTTGTCATCCTGATCGGTTTCGTTGTCATTTGGGCGCATGAACTCGAAGCCTTTGCCGTCTCGATTGTCGCGTTGGCGGCCGCGCTAGTCTTGGCGACGAAGGAGCTGATTCTCTGTTTGAGCGGCGCGGCCCTGCGCGTGGGGGGCAAAGTGTATGGGGTCGGCGATCGCATTCAGATCGCTGGGCACCGAGGGGTGGTGCTGGATCACGATTTGTTCGCCACGAAACTGTTGGAGATCGGTCCCGGCCAGTCTTCGCATTTGTACACGGGACGAGTGACGGTGTTTCCCAACAGCCTTCTGTTCACGAACCCGCTGGTCAAAGAAAATCCTGGGCAGGAGTACGGTCTCTATACCTTGACGGTGCCGTTGACATCGGAAGGAGCATGGCAGAAAGCCGAGCAGGCCTTGATGGCGGCCGCTAAGGCCGAGTGCGATCCTTTTATGGAAGAAGCCGTTCGACAGATGAAGCTGCTGGAGCAGGCCAATCTCCTGGAAGCGCCTTCGCCGGAGCCTCGCATCACCATCCAGCTGCCAGAGCCTGGGAAACTCCAGCTAGTGCTTCGGTTTCCCGCGCCGGATCGAGGCCGTTCGCGAGTGGAACAGGCCATCCTTCATCGGTATCTGACCGAGATGACTCGCGCCTGA
- a CDS encoding hypothetical protein (Evidence 5 : Unknown function; MaGe:77309650) produces the protein MGTMFLSRRQFLKVSAGTVAAVAVADKVLALTALQPVIEVGNPLGDYP, from the coding sequence GTGGGCACAATGTTTTTGTCACGCAGACAGTTTTTGAAAGTCTCTGCGGGAACGGTGGCCGCGGTGGCGGTGGCCGACAAGGTCCTGGCGTTGACGGCGTTGCAGCCGGTCATCGAAGTCGGGAACCCGTTGGGCGATTACCCGG